The Deinococcus aquaticus genomic interval CGCACCTCGTGACGCTGGGCGCGTACCGGGGTGTGAACCGCCGCGCCGTCCGCACCCTGAAATTCGGGGAGGCCCGCGACCTCGCCGCCGTGCTGGGCGAGGCCCTCGCCGGGGGCGTGCCCGCCCACTGGAACGTGCGGGCCGTCGTGCCCGTGCCTCTGCACCCGGCCCGGCAGCGGCAGCGGGGCTTCAATCAGGCGGAACTGCTGGGCCGCGCGGTGGCCGCGCAGCTGGGCGTACCGTGCGTGCCAGGGCTGCAACGCACCCGTCACACCGCTCAGCAGGCCCGTCGTCACGCCGCGCAGCGCGAGGACCTGCACGGCGCGTTCCGCGCCCGCCCGGACGCACTGCCGGGCGGTCCGGTCCTGCTGATCGACGACGTGTTCACCACCGGCAACACCCTGCTCGCCTGCCAGGACACCCTGAAACAGGTGGGCGTGACGGAGCTGTACGCCGCCGTCATCGCCCGCTGAGCGCCGGTTCCCCGGTCAGGGCAGCCGCTCACCCGCCGTGACTGCGTCCGGCAGCCAGTTCTCACGCGGGGGGAGCGGGCAGGTCCAGCCGTCCCCGTACGCGCAGTACGGGTGGTACGCGAGGTTGAAATCCACCCGCACCAGCGCGCCCTCGCCGCCCAGCTGCCGGTCCAGCGCGGCGTCCAGGTAACGGCCCGCGCCGTACGTGCCGCCCTCGGCCGCGCCGCTCGTGGCGTCCCGGAACGGAATGAACACCCGCGCGGGCTGCTCGTCGCCGGGCGGCGTGAACACCCACAGCGTGCGCTCGCCGCCCGGCAGGGGCAGCGTCACCTGCCCGTACCGCACCATGACGCGCGTCTGGCCGGTGTTCGTCTCCAGCGGAAACTCGGCCCCCTCGTCCTGCGGCAGGCGGTCGAGCAGCACCGTGAACGCCCACGA includes:
- a CDS encoding ComF family protein, giving the protein MPRACPGCGGQLGRAAGLCAACRGALHARVEAHSPLRAQPVPHLVTLGAYRGVNRRAVRTLKFGEARDLAAVLGEALAGGVPAHWNVRAVVPVPLHPARQRQRGFNQAELLGRAVAAQLGVPCVPGLQRTRHTAQQARRHAAQREDLHGAFRARPDALPGGPVLLIDDVFTTGNTLLACQDTLKQVGVTELYAAVIAR
- a CDS encoding DUF1684 domain-containing protein — protein: MGLYEEAVLDFRNRKDQHFAAGNGPVDPKSFHGLRYFAPDESWAFTVLLDRLPQDEGAEFPLETNTGQTRVMVRYGQVTLPLPGGERTLWVFTPPGDEQPARVFIPFRDATSGAAEGGTYGAGRYLDAALDRQLGGEGALVRVDFNLAYHPYCAYGDGWTCPLPPRENWLPDAVTAGERLP